A single window of Oenanthe melanoleuca isolate GR-GAL-2019-014 unplaced genomic scaffold, OMel1.0 S001, whole genome shotgun sequence DNA harbors:
- the LOC130266158 gene encoding uncharacterized protein LOC130266158 has product MATAEGSTKAGTAQAESVASTDTLTGSISDTDSMPSQTDTPAPTQDFSQEEGAFSPQQVPAIVRDIHQRLMYCVTVDAGLQNVLVTLAEKHPFQVVMSLLCCAPSCDGAAALMWRTIGSSGQVVQEVLAALLSVMESSMFFSREDNEAVFALAATVVLWVTVHVREWHTAVLLHSARLFVALLFQIFSSTEQMPQAVKNVWTACREEHHLPSNRSRFAVQTMKALLCRLGRDEMLVALERKWVWDNLLCADTKHCAVGMLAREMRHGLSPLCSCIATHLLNLPIWGQPRWDLPALAFFVEQLQDKN; this is encoded by the exons ATGGCAACGGCTGAGGGCAGCACCAAGGCTGGCACGGCCCAGGCTGAGAGCGTGGCCAGCACAGacaccctcacagggagcaTCTCAGACACCGACTCCATGCCCAGCCAGACTGACACTCCTGCTCCCACTCAGGACTTTTCCCAAGAGGAGGGTGCTTTTTCTCCACAGCAG GTGCCAGCCATCGTGAGGGACATTCACCAGAGACTCATGTACTGTGTCACCGTGGATGCCGGGCTGCAAAATGTCCTTGTGACACTGGCTGAAAAACACCCTTTTCAAGTGGTGATGagtctcctgtgctgtgccccatCGTGTGACGG agcTGCCGCCCTGATGTGGAGAACCATCGGCTCGTCGGGACAGGTGGTGCAGGAGGTGCTTGCAGCACTGCTCTCTGTGATGGAGTCCAGCATGTTCTTCTCCAGAGAGGACAACGAGGCCGTCTTTGCCCTGGCT GCAActgtggtgctgtgggtgaCTGTCCACGTGCGCGAGTGGCACACTGCAGTACTCCTTCATTCGGCCCGCCTGTTCGtggctctgctcttccaaattttcagcagcacagagcagatgcCACAGGCCGTTAAGAACGTGTGGACAGCGTGCCGGGAGGAGCACCACCTTCCCAGCAACCGCAGCAG gtttgcagtgcagaccatgaaggctctgctctgccGCCTGGGCCGCGATGAAAtgctggtggctctggagcGCAAGTGGGTCTGGGACAACTTGCTCTGTGCCGACACCAAGCACTGTGCAGTGGGGATGctggccag GGAGATGCGCCATGGCTTGAGCCCCTTGTGTTCCTGCATCGCCACACACCTGCTCAACCTGCCCATCTGGGGGCAGCCTCGCTGGGATCTGCCGGCGCTGGCGTTCTTTGTGGAG cagctgcaggacaagAACTAA